One window of the Dendropsophus ebraccatus isolate aDenEbr1 chromosome 12, aDenEbr1.pat, whole genome shotgun sequence genome contains the following:
- the LOC138769792 gene encoding nicotinamide N-methyltransferase-like — translation MDSSSHKLYHLHGMDSRQHLEHYFSDKPDMVFEEDFLIFLIENFTKTFSAGHIRGDVLIDLSIGSMIHHLYAPSEFFKAIIILKVRDRCILELKRWLNTRTGAFEWGHATQLHVDLEGKSAELQDKEGKVREAAQHVAKCDLNKQNIMDPVVLPPADCIISCWLLDAICEDQNDYIRYIRKFSELLKPGGHLIIFGCLNVTYYTVGRDRLRALTYDEDFVRKALVGEGFVIDKCVTKKRTGISDLIDHTGVIFAAAHKEK, via the exons ATGGATTCCAGCAGCCATAAGCTCTATCATCTACACGGCATGGATTCCAGACAACATCTGGAGCATTACTTTTCAGATAAACCCGATATGGTCTTTGAAGAGGATTTCTTGATTTTTCTCATTGAAAATTTTACAAAAACTTTCTCTGCGG GTCATATTAGAGGAGATGTCCTGATTGACCTCAGCATTGGTTCCATGATTCATCATCTCTATGCGCCCAGTGAGTTTTTCAAAGCCATTATCATCCTCAAGGTTCGAGACAGATGCATCCTGGAGCTGAAGAGATGGCTGAACACACGGACAGGagcatttgaatggggacatgctACACAGCTTCATGTCGACTTGGAAGGAAAGAG TGCCGAGTTACAGGACAAAGAAGGAAAAGTGAGAGAAGCGGCTCAACATGTTGCAAAATGTGACCTTAATAAACAAAATATAATGGATCCAGTGGTCTTACCGCCAGCCGATTGTATCATCAGCTGTTGGCTCCTAGATGCCATCTGCGAAGATCAAAATGATTACATCAGATATATCAGGAAGTTCTCAGAATTGCTGAAACCTGGAGGACATCTCATAATATTTGGGTGTTTAAATGTAACATATTACACAGTGGGGAGAGACAGGCTCCGTGCTCTCACATATGATGAGGATTTTGTCAGGAAAGCTCTAGTTGGAGAAGGATTCGTCATTGATAAGTGTGTAACTAAGAAGAGAACGGGTATCAGTGACCTTATTGACCATACAGGTGTCATATTCGCTGCAGCTCACAAGGAGAAGTAG
- the LOC138768630 gene encoding indolethylamine N-methyltransferase-like produces the protein MAGCREYADSIPSYRLPARDTWANVWYLAVAGAYLSPAEQLRCIKLVIMQITASTSSNIKGDVLIDLSAGSFVHHLYAPSEFFKHIIVLKVNDRCIMELKRWLDTRTGEFEWGHATKIHVEIEGKSAELQDKEGKVREAAQHVVKCDLNKQNIMDPIVLPPADCIISVCFLEVICKDQDDYIRYIRTFSELLKPGGHLLLFGATDMTYFTVGNDRIHTFPYTEDFVRKVLVGEGFVIDKCVTKEATGISDLIDHKGVLFIAAHKEK, from the exons ATGGCCGGGTGCAGGGAGTACGCCGACAGCATCCCTAGCTACCGGCTACCCGCTAGGGACACGTGGGCTAATGTCTGGTATCTTGCCGTGGCTGGGGCTTACCTGTCCCCAGCCGAGCAGCTTAGGTGTATTAAATTAGTGATCATGCAGATAACAGCCAGCACTTCTA GTAACATTAAAGGAGATGTCCTGATTGACCTCAGTGCTGGTTCCTTTGTTCATCATCTCTATGCGCCCAGTGAGTTTTTTAAACACATCATAGTGTTGAAGGTCAATGACAGATGCATTATGGAGCTGAAGAGATGGCTGGACACACGGACAGGAGAGTTTGAATGGGGACATGCCACAAAGATTCATGTAGAAATAGAAGGAAAGAG tGCCGAGTTACAGGACAAAGAAGGAAAAGTGAGAGAAGCGGCTCAACATGTAGTGAAATGTGACCTTAATAAACAAAATATCATGGATCCGATAGTCTTACCACCAGCCGATTGTATCATCAGTGTTTGTTTTCTAGAAGTTATCTGCAAAGACCAAGATGATTACATCCGATACATCAGGACGTTTTCAGAATTGCTGAAACCCGGAGGACACCTCCTATTATTTGGGGCTACAGATATGACATATTTCACAGTCGGGAATGACAGGATCCATACTTTCCCATATACTGAGGATTTTGTCAGGAAAGTTCTAGTTGGAGAAGGATTTGTCATTGATAAATGTGTAACTAAGGAAGCGACAGGTATAAGCGACCTTATTGACCATAAAGGTGTCCTATTCATTGCAGCTCACAAGGAGAAGTAG
- the LOC138769598 gene encoding indolethylamine N-methyltransferase-like, with amino-acid sequence MASCTRKLYHVHGFDPRQHLEHYFSDKPDMVFEEDFLIFPIENLTKTFLEGHIRGDVLIDLSLGSMIHHLYAPSEFFKNIIILKVRDRCILELKRWLNTRTGAFEWGHATQLHINIEGKSAELQDKEGKVREAAQHVAKCDLDKQNIMDPVVLPPADCIISVFLLDCICKDQDDYVRYIRKFSELLKPGGHLILIGVINMTYFTVGKDKIHGFAYDQDLARKTVAAEGFVIDKCVTKKATGISDLVDHKGVLFIASHKEK; translated from the exons ATGGCTTCTTGTACCCGTAAGCTCTATCATGTCCATGGCTTTGATCCAAGACAGCATCTGGAGCATTACTTTTCAGATAAACCTGATATGGTCTTTGAAGAGGATTTCTTGATATTTCCAATTGAAAATCTTACAAAAACTTTCTTGGAGG GTCATATTAGAGGAGATGTCCTGATTGACCTCAGCCTTGGTTCCATGATTCATCATCTCTATGCGCCCAGTGAGTTCTTTAAAAATATCATAATCCTCAAGGTCAGAGACAGATGCATCCTGGAGCTGAAGAGATGGCTGAACACACGGACAGGAGCATTTGAGTGGGGACATGCTACACAGCTTCATATCAACATAGAAGGAAAAAG TGCTGAGTTACAGGACAAAGAAGGAAAAGTGAGAGAAGCCGCTCAACATGTTGCAAAGTGTGACCTTGATAAACAAAATATAATGGATCCAGTGGTCTTACCGCCAGCCGATTGTATCATCAGTGTTTTCCTCCTAGATTGCATCTGCAAAGACCAAGATGATTACGTCAGATATATCAGGAAGTTCTCAGAATTGTTGAAGCCTGGCGGACACCTCATATTGATTGGAGTTATAAATATGACATATTTCACAGTTGGGAAAGACAAGATCCATGGTTTTGCATATGATCAGGATCTTGCCAGAAAAACTGTAGCTGCGGAAGGATTTGTTATTGATAAATGTGTTACTAAGAAGGCAACTGGTATCAGTGACCTTGTTGACCATAAAGGTGTCTTATTCATTGCTTCTCACAAGGAGAAGTAG